A DNA window from Litorivicinus lipolyticus contains the following coding sequences:
- the trxA gene encoding thioredoxin TrxA, whose product MSDLIKHISDDSFDADVLTSSVPVLVDFWAEWCGPCKMIAPVLEELAGEYEGRVQITKLDVDQNRASAEKYGVRGIPTLMLFEGGEAKATKVGALNKSQLAAFLEEQL is encoded by the coding sequence ATGAGCGACCTGATCAAACATATTTCCGACGACAGCTTTGACGCCGACGTCCTGACCTCATCCGTGCCCGTGCTGGTCGACTTTTGGGCCGAATGGTGTGGTCCGTGCAAAATGATTGCACCGGTTTTGGAAGAGCTGGCGGGCGAATACGAAGGCCGCGTTCAGATCACCAAACTGGACGTTGACCAAAACCGCGCCAGCGCTGAAAAATACGGCGTTCGCGGCATCCCGACGCTGATGTTGTTCGAGGGTGGCGAAGCCAAGGCGACCAAGGTCGGCGCCCTAAACAAATCCCAGTTGGCGGCCTTCCTCGAAGAGCAGCTGT